From the Penaeus monodon isolate SGIC_2016 chromosome 3, NSTDA_Pmon_1, whole genome shotgun sequence genome, the window CTCCCGACTCCTCATGCGCGTGGCAGCTCGTGAGCGAACTCCGCGCCGGGTATAAGGACCCCAAGGACTTCGACAGGGAGCTGCACGCCAACCTCTCGCTCATTACGGAAAATCCAGACGGTATAAGGGCTCACGGTTGAAGCCGAGGAGTCGCTTACATTGTTAAACCTATTTAGTCTcttataatgatatacattagCAAGTATTCTTTAAGCTAGCTTTACTGATTttttattaggatatatatatatatatatatatatatatatatatatatatatatatatatatatatatatatatatatatatatatatatgtatatatatgtatatatataaacatgaaatatacgtgataatatatatatacatatatatatatatatatatatatatatatatatatatatatatatatatatatatatatatatatctatatctatatctatatatatatatatatatatatatatatacacacacgtgtgtgtgtgtgtgtgtgtgtgtgtgtgtgtgtgtgtgtgtgtgtgtgtgtgtgtgtgtgtgtgtgtgtgtgtgtgtgtgcgtgtgtgtgtgaaatatacgagaatatatatgtatataatatatatatatatatatatatatatatatatatatatatatatatattatattatatatatatatattatatattatatatatgcatacacacacacacacacacacacacacacacacacactcacactcacactcacactcacactcaactcacactcacacacacacacacacacacacactcacactcacactcacactcacactcacacacacacacacacacacacacacacacacacacacacacacacacacatatatatatatatatatatatatatatatatatatatatatatatatatatatatgcacatatacatacatgtatatgtgtgtttgtgaatatatatatatatatatatatatatatatatatatatatatatatatatatatatatatatatatatatatatatatatatatatatcactaatgcAGTTACAATGAAGACTCTAATCAATCAGCAACTGCATATTATTTAGCCCTCACTTATACTTCACGCCTACCCCTCACAGAGCTCTACCCTGACATCAACACGGTGTGGACTGCCTTCGAGCGCGGCCTCATCGGCGTCTCAGGGATGGTCATGTACAGGCCGGCTTGGGAGAGCTACCTGTACCGCGCCCTGGAGGAGTTCGCCGATGACAGCGTCCTCTACCTGGAGTTCAGGGGTGTTTTGCCTCCGGTAAGTCTTATTTAGGTTTGGTTAATTCCGGTGGTTGCTGTGGGGTTGGTTTGTATAGCGTGGTGTTGGTTGGTTAAGAAGTTTACGGAAGTGTATATTGTAGGttggttttcttttggtttgagCCTGTTATCATGGGAGGTGAGAACAcgtaatcattttttaaaaatccgaaaaattttgtaaaggaaactcattaaacattaaattatacacaaaaaagttagtaatttcgattttttctcaaattcatcgatatatcagatatatgagTTGAATGGAACGGAATTATCTCCGATTCAAGCTGTGGGCATTTACTGCGACACAACCCAACGTTTTGTGGCCGATCATCCGAATAAGTTCTTTGGCGCACGATATATCTACGCGCCAAATAGAAGGTAATATACTTTTGGGCTGTAATTTAGTGGTTAGATAATAATTCATTGTAATTAGCTAACTGAAAAACAGTTACTCAGTGTTTTcataaacaaaccacaacaaaaagcCATTCATTTTCGAGCTTTATGCCAGCACATTTATTGATGCAACTATATACAAGCTACTACAGAGTCCCCTTTTAAATTCACTCGCAGACAGAGTGAAGACACAGTTTGGGGCTACGTGGACTTGATGAAACAGCTGAAGGCAGAATATCCGGACTTCGTGGCCGGATTCGACCTCGTAGGGCAGGAGGACCTCGGCTATCCTCTGAACAACTTCTTGGaacctcttctgtctctgtcgaGCGGCAACACATCCATCCCTGTGTTCTACCACGCGGGAGAAACAGGTGTGGCAGAGTCGAGTTCATGAGGAAGTGGTCTTTATTTTATGGTGTACGATAACAAACGAAGGGAGGTTCACGATTCGTGTAAAATGTGCCGtacagaagaataaataaataagctgtgtcttatatattttgcattacttaactaaaaaagtgaaagagtagTTCTAGACCATAAGAAGAAGGTAACATAATAAGCAATCTAATTTATCTCAAGCCCCAATAactgccttcctctctctacccACTTCTTGCTCATGTACTTTCAGCCTGGATGGGCATGTCGACCGACGAGAACCTGATCGACGCCCTGCTGCTCAACGCCAGCAGGATCGGCCACGGCTACGCCATCACCAAGCACccgcgggccaaggcgctcgCCAAGGAGAGGGACGTGCCCATCGAAGTGTGCCCAATATCCAACCAGGTGGGTGAGCGTGGTTGTGACTGATGTAAAATTACCTAAGAAATGTATTTTCCACGCCCCACTTACATGAAACCTTGGACGCTGCAGGTGCTGAAACTGGTGGACGATCTGCGGAACCACCCTGCGGCGGGCCTGATGGCGGAAGGGTTCCCTGTGGTGGTGTCATGCGACGGCCTGTCTGCCTGGGGGGCTAAAGGGCTCTCTCATGATTTCTACGAGGCCTTCATGGCACTCGGGGGCGCTAAGGCTGATCTCAGGTTTCTCAAGCAGTTGGCTCTCAACTCTATCAAGTAAGCGGCTACAAATAGTCTGTAGTTATGCAtaattcatttatgtatacattcattAAGTAACGAATATATGATTTTAGATCAATGTCTCTAtctaaaatattgaaaatgaatgTAAGACATCGCTTCGCCGTCACTAAAATATGACTGTACTCCAGAAACACGTGTCCTATTAACAATTATCCTTTTATACAAGTAAATCAAtgattcccttccccctccctccctacccccagaTACAGCAGCCTGGACGCCAACGCGACGTCTCAGCTGAGGGACATGTGGCAGGAGAAGTGGGATGACTGGGTCATGTCCTTTGACCTTTCACCTCGCCTGACCCTCGTTTCCTCCTCGACGCTCGCCACTCCGACCTCGGCCGCTGTTCCTTCGGCACCAGCGGCCACGGGGGAAGTCGAGGTCAATATCATTTAGATAGGAAATATAACATTAATTTCTGATTGCTTAGTCGCTGCTGATGTaaggttttcatttttaaaagtaTCGGATGACTTGCAAGACGAATGGTTTCACGTGGTAATATCTGATTTGAAATTGTCTTTGTATCgaaagtttgttgttgttttttttcttttcattaaacaAACAGAAACCATACTATCTCCGTGATATCGATGGTGTATAAGGAAGGTCTCACTAATGTAAACCTCATGTAGAAGTAATTATACATGACACCTGTTCTTGAGCACATTATTTCTGAGTCAAACAAAAAGTTAAATTTGATCTGAGTTTCAATCTTCCTGATGTGAGCTTCAGTTATCTTGATATCTTGATATGCTTGTAGAAGTGGACTAGCTGAAGATTTATAAAGACAGATATTACTGTTCACAATTAGATGTGGCTATCAAACATGCTTGTATGATGTACTGTCAACTAACATAGTCCGTTCGCTTGACCAAAGCCTCGAATATTTTAGCATGAGATACACTACTTGATTCTCGAGGCAGTGTTCAGAGCATGTTCGAAGGATGTTGACTGCAAATTTGTATAcattagatgtaaatatatatgtgtgtgggtatttatatgtTTGATGCtgattgttaaaaataattgaaactgAAGTGGTATGGTGGGCCAAGGGTATGTCTCAACCTCATCAATCTAAATTGATGTTATTGATCAGTTTCTTGTAGACCCAATACCAGCAAAGAATCAAACCATGTTACAATGCACGTGCATGACAAAATATCTTAATATACGTTAACTagaaggaaaggtagagaaaatTACTATTCGGAAGAGTCGAAAGATAAGGAAATATCTTTGGGTATATGAACAGAGCAGGAAATTAAATATACTTCATATTGAAAAACGTATCGTCCAGCATTTggtatgatgaataataattctaAATCTGTGAGTTAGAGAAATCAATGAATGTATAAAGGATTCCAAAATACGCTTCGAGCAATATAACTGGAGAAAAAGAAGCAGATAAGAGGAAAACTACTATCAGTgtcaaaaatataatacaatgaatatgaataagaattttATAATCAAGGTAATATTTTCCAATGCAAACTAAAAACATTACAGCACATTATATACTAAGCAAGTTTGAGATGTATATTAATCTCTGTGACATATTCACACTATAATCCACTTGAGAAAAAATCCACCTTCAGAAGCAGGGAAAAAAGAGTGTGATATAAAAACTTAgtgaatatatatacctaatactcTGCAAACTTTAAATTTCAttgtgcaatgtatatatatatatatatatatatatatatatatatatatatatatatatatatatatatatatatatatatatatatatatatatatatatatatatacgtacgtgtgtgcaggtgtgtctttaaataaataaataaataaataaataaataaataaataaataaataaataaataaataaataaataaataaataaataaataaataaataaatagataaataaataaataaataaataaataaataaataaatgtatgtgtatatatattgtaacaatccCGCTTATAGGACAATGTATGTTGGTAGTATATGTAACAGTAAGTTTTACGATGTCTaggggaagcagcggaataattacaacaagtaatgaaagtagcttatattatagctcataaattagtattatctatatatcttgaggttcgtaatatttgcagcttttattttcttaaatttatacttttatgaattattgtatatttttgaattactagttattatgcagttggttagtattctttattatctatgttctacgttcattatccatttataatgaattgttgattatattcaatatagtgctttttcattaccattaggtcattctcatttaacgtttcttagtagtcttaggttatcatagaattagttatatagattatcttctcactgtaggtttatttaaattgaacaatatttcacaagtttaattattccattaattatattacacaacAATCATTCAATAttccacaaaataaaaatatattgttaatgacaaatagaatttctttaaaattctGAAGCTGATTTATAACACTCGTTTACCAGAAAACCGGATTACCGCACAAagtaataacacaaacacatcacttatttccttatgttccacctcataccctaacaaaATAGAAAAGTATATACATCCCCAGTATATTTAGATAAGGTTCCAGATGTTCGAAAGGTTAATTTttagtccaccgtgtacccgtgtacctgggagagagtgaagcaatggccgctcagtcgagactcacgttttcagtccacgtcgccccccaggtagactgctgcgcccccgCTTCGGAACCTCGGGTTCGCGAATCCTCGACGCTCGACGCACAATATGCACACTAGTTTCGAACTCGCTTTTTTATCACTTtggtacgcacaggccgtgaatttgaggagattgtaataatatatatatatatatatatatatatatatatatatatatatatatatatatatatatatatatatatatatatatatatatatatatatatatatatatatatatatatatatatatatgtatgtatatatatacatacatatatatatatatatatatacacacacacacacacacacacacacacacacacacacacacacacacacacacacacacacacacatatatatatatatatatgtatatatatatatatatatatatatatatatatatatatatatgtgtgtgtgtgtgtgtgtgtgtgtgtgtgtgtgtgtgtgtgtaaaacttcttTATATTCATTCGCTAAAACATTAGTAGATTTGATAAGTGATTCAAGGTTTCGGCTTTGGCCTTGACTGAAAAGGCCTAcacaatatgcatttatatttgcctctctctctttctcttttccgtttttttttttttttttttttttttttttttgaggtgattACCTGTATCAGGAACTTGTATTAGAAGCATATCCTTGGCTGAATTCCCCTTTCTTATGTAATAAAATTTGTTACGTAACTTTCGAAGGTGAAGGTGAAAGGCTGAAAAACTTTATTATTCCTTCGTGTGGCATTTTCAAACTTACCTCTAAATAGATTCAAAGAACGTGACAGAAATCATAGAACCAATGAtgtatgattgtgattatgatttttttttgatgtgatgatgatgactgtgatcAGGAATGATGTATGAGATGCATGATTGATGAATGCCTTATGAAGtaggataatgtaataatgatgacgtgggcaaaatgttatgatatatgatatgtaatatataaataatgacaagtaataaatgatagaatatatacaacaaaacgacaaagaacagcacaacaacaacaatatataacaataaaaaaagaaataaaataatgaataaataataataaataaataataataatacatatataataataatgtaataatgataaaataaacaaataataataataattaataataataataataaataattataatgaataactaataataataataataataataataaaataataataataataatgataatgataatgatatataattaatataataataataataataataataataataataacaataataataataataatgataatagtaatagcaatgttacaataatgatgattataataattatgatgatgacagtgatgaaagACGAGGATAATGTTAACAGCGATGACCTCAACAGAGCAACACAGGTTAGTCCTGCCAGTGTTAAATCCTGCAATTATCTGTAGTAAATAGGACAAGTATCTTGACGCTCCTAATGACGTTAAAAACTGACACATTTATacacagagcgaaagagaggaacgTAATTTACAGCCGGACAAGTAGACAAGTAAAGTAAGAAAGTCGTCGACGGAATGCCTTAGTGAGTACTTATGAATACTGTTGTGTTTGTGACCAGTGAATAAACGTAATAGCAGTCATATTCTCGTTACTGGTTTACTATTAATCCTCTTTGAAAAGTTCACCTGGAGCCTCGCTTTCAGCAGAGGCTCCCTACCATATTAATACtgctgataataacgataatgaggaaaatatggATAATTACAGGTAAATTAATGAATATCGATTAAAATGAAGTCCCTCccaactcaaagaaaaaaaactaagccaCAACAAAAGGGACAACAGCAAGGAAAAAGACACACCGAAAATACACAACGAAAACTATTTATATTTGGCCCCGaggtctccttccttccttcgggAAACATTGGgagtttaggtaaaaaaaaaagtgttcaagtTGTGTAATTTTCTTCTTCCGGGAATTTATTTAATTTGTCGGTGTgaatccattattatttttagttccgCTTTcgttttatctcatttcatttgtgGGCATTTTTGGTGCCTACTGTTTACAGCGGAGGAtggtgaaaggagaaagagatagattgggagaaggagagagagagagagagagagagagagagagagagagagagagagagagagagagagagagagagagagagagacaaagagagaatgagagtgagagagagagagagagagagagagagagagagagagagagagagagagaaacagatagacagagagacagagagaagagagacagaggaagacagagatgagagagagaaagatatatatatatatatatatatatatacacataa encodes:
- the LOC119592058 gene encoding adenosine deaminase 2-like isoform X2 yields the protein MSVAWRTVAWLAVAATACSALPLNVSDFITARQSALEQDLDAMLGHDLILSDAEELLNQHLMEVKQAELNRSYTTLDFPPARNFIAVKDQIEASGVFKILEDMPKGAALHLHDVLLTSVKWVVQEISYWSDLYMCQDSEGHLFMKFMETPDSSCAWQLVSELRAGYKDPKDFDRELHANLSLITENPDELYPDINTVWTAFERGLIGVSGMVMYRPAWESYLYRALEEFADDSVLYLEFRGVLPPIYELNGTELSPIQAVGIYCDTTQRFVADHPNKFFGARYIYAPNRRQSEDTVWGYVDLMKQLKAEYPDFVAGFDLVGQEDLGYPLNNFLEPLLSLSSGNTSIPVFYHAGETAWMGMSTDENLIDALLLNASRIGHGYAITKHPRAKALAKERDVPIEVCPISNQVLKLVDDLRNHPAAGLMAEGFPVVVSCDGLSAWGAKGLSHDFYEAFMALGGAKADLRFLKQLALNSIKYSSLDANATSQLRDMWQEKWDDWVMSFDLSPRLTLVSSSTLATPTSAAVPSAPAATGEVEVNII
- the LOC119592058 gene encoding adenosine deaminase 2-like isoform X1 is translated as MRSDSSVGSSRQNRFSSQGVTFARVALSFSPQNLQQLPPRLQQARAMSVAWRTVAWLAVAATACSALPLNVSDFITARQSALEQDLDAMLGHDLILSDAEELLNQHLMEVKQAELNRSYTTLDFPPARNFIAVKDQIEASGVFKILEDMPKGAALHLHDVLLTSVKWVVQEISYWSDLYMCQDSEGHLFMKFMETPDSSCAWQLVSELRAGYKDPKDFDRELHANLSLITENPDELYPDINTVWTAFERGLIGVSGMVMYRPAWESYLYRALEEFADDSVLYLEFRGVLPPIYELNGTELSPIQAVGIYCDTTQRFVADHPNKFFGARYIYAPNRRQSEDTVWGYVDLMKQLKAEYPDFVAGFDLVGQEDLGYPLNNFLEPLLSLSSGNTSIPVFYHAGETAWMGMSTDENLIDALLLNASRIGHGYAITKHPRAKALAKERDVPIEVCPISNQVLKLVDDLRNHPAAGLMAEGFPVVVSCDGLSAWGAKGLSHDFYEAFMALGGAKADLRFLKQLALNSIKYSSLDANATSQLRDMWQEKWDDWVMSFDLSPRLTLVSSSTLATPTSAAVPSAPAATGEVEVNII